Genomic window (Nicotiana sylvestris chromosome 7, ASM39365v2, whole genome shotgun sequence):
ATGAGCGCTCCTGCTGTAGCCTCTTTTACCGTGTACGTCTCAACCCATGCAATCGAGTCTTTTCGCCTTTCATGGTTAGACTTCCTATTCTTCCTTCCAAGTTGTCCTCCGGTGAATTGCCCAAGAGTACCAGCTGCACTATAATGCAAAAGCAGTTCACATTCAGCATCAGTTATATGATTCAAGCATCCGAACAAGATGCCTATCGATATCCTCCTAAATAACATGTTCTTCTGTGCGCTAACTTCTGGTGTCCGTTCTTCATCTGGAGCAAAATTTTCATTTACTTTATCTGAGTGCCCAATGTACATGTCCTGAAATTCTTTAAGCCAGAACGCAAGTGTTTGGGAATTGGAATCCGGGATATTCACCATTTCCTTCTTAAAGGACAGGGATCTTCTGAATTCCTTTTTGTGACAAAGAGTTGTCTCATTGCCTTCATCAAAGCCAAACTTAAGATTCCatgattttgaaaattttgacagATAATCGACTAAATGTTCTAAGTAGGATCCACCAGCAGGGTTCAAACTCCATGCTATAAACTTTGCAGCAGTAGCAAGAAAAGGAGATTTAACGTCCTCTGAATGGTTAATATTACCTGCTCCATATATGCATGTTGAGCTGTACTTGCCCCACAAACTCTTTTTAGAGAAGAGCAAAATAGAGGCAAAAATGAACCAAGAAGGAAAGGTTATTGTTGTTTCCCTGACAGTAAGCAGCAGAAACAGTAAGCTATTAGCCATAAACTAAGCCAGTTGAAACTAGTTGTATGAAATGCCACAAAACTGAAACTTACCAAATAGAACTGTGATTTATTCTGTCAATATTCACAATTTTGTTTGAAAATGTATTAACTGGCTTGTAAACTTCATGAACTAGATACTCCAAAGATTTGAAGGACAAAGGTCCAGTCAAAATCTTCAAAATCTGGTTCTTGCATGGAAAGTATGCATGAGAAAATGGAAGTTTTGAACCAAGATCCATTGAGATGCCCCACCACATTGGTCTGGAAATAATATCTAGCACCAGGGAGACCAGCTTAACGTGAAGCTCTAGGATAGAAGCCAAACCCCTGCAAAGTAGTAGTGAAAAAATATGAGGAACCCTTAAGTTCTTAGAACATGGGAATCTTTCAAATTCCTTAGAGTTTTCAAGTAGCATATCAGCGTCATGGAGACCGGTAGGTTATCCTTTAGAGATGTGAAtaaaatgaacaagataaaaaatgATAATGCAGTTCAAAATATCCATGCAGACATATCGAATTAAAATGTTTTAGAATTTATTGTAGCTATCACTACAGTAACCTTACTGTTGgtaggaaagaaaaaaaaaaacaggtGTGGGACTTACGACAGTAGAAACCAGTTATGCAACAGGGACCTTGTTTCAGTAAACATGACAGGAGAAAGTACCAAAGATATAACAATTGAATGCCATTCTTTCCTCTGATGAAATTCCATATCTAGACAAAGGAAAGGTCTCTTAATGACCTCTTGTAGAATTTGAGATACATCGTACTTCAGAAGCATGTGATCTAGTTGCCATGAGAGCAACCTGCGGAGCAAACGAAATGATAATGGAAAAAGCAATATCATTATATGGGTTACACCAACAACAAAAAAAGCAATTCATTTTCCTTCCGGACAGTCTTATTATAGGTTATTGATGAGAACTGGGTGCACATATTGACAAGATTCAAATTCATGTAATGAACATAGTTTCTGCAACGTATCATAGTAGTATATTTATCTTGAAGGACACCCAGCTCTTAAAAGTAGCATTTCCTATTTACTGAGAACAGGAAATCAACACTATCATTTCTCTGGTAACATTACACTACATTGCCTCAATGCCAAACATAATCTTTTCTCTccatttttataaataaaaagataTGCATGAATTACCAACTCAACCAAGGCATGTCAATCCAGGTAACAAAACAAAGACCATCAGGAGTACTGTTCTTTTTCTAACTTTAGTCCAAGCTAAATTACTCATTCTAAGCCGCATGGTTGAGTTGATATGATCTCTCATGATGACTTCTTTTCTTAATAACATGGTGTTCGGTCAACTTACGCGCACCTTGACTATTCCACCAAGTACCTGATACCTTCCACTAGCACAGGTAACGCATAACTTTCCCCACCAAGGCTTAGGCGGATGGGAAGAAACCGCTTAGGTAATTTGTCTCCGATGATTTCTAAGAACTTAATACAACATTGAGCAATTCAATCAAAACTTCAAGAAAAATCATTGTAATTAGATGACATCGAATATGAGGAGCTCGACGGCAGAGGCGGGGACAAGAAGTTGTACCGGTTGGCCAAGGTGAGGGAGAGGAAAGCCCGCGACTTAGACCAAGTCAAGTGCATCAAGGACGAGGATGGCAAAGTGTTGATGGACGAGGCACTTATTAGGAGAAGATGGCAGACATACTTCCATAAACTGTTGAACGAGGAGGGGGATAGATGCATTGTGCTGGGTGAGTTGGAGCACTCCTAGAGTCGGGGGGATTTTGGTACTATAGGCGGATTACGATAGAGGAGGTGGAAGGGGCGATGCATAAGATGTGTAGGGGCAGAGCGACGGGGCCAGATGAAATCCCGGTGGAATTCTGGAAGAGAGCGGGGCGGGCAGGTTTGGAGTGGCTCACTGGGctgtttaatattatttttaagacgaagaagatgcccgaagaatggaggtggagtacaatggttccgctttacaagaacaagggtgatatccaaaatcgtaacaattataggggtatcaagttgttGAGTCACACTACGAAGGTTTGGGAGAGGATGGTGGAGGCCAGGGTGAGGAGGTGCGTGTCTATTTCCGAGAATCAATTTGGATTTATGCCGGGGCATTCGACTACGAAAGCGATTCATCTGGTAAGGAGATTAGTGAAGCAGTACAGGGAGAGGAAGAAGGATTTGCATATGGTATTTATGGACCTTGAGAAAGCGTATGATAAAACCCCGAAGAGGTACTGTGGAGGTATTTGGAGGTTAGCGGCGTTCCGGTAgcgtacattagggtgattaaggatatgtatgatgatGCTAAGACTCGGGTGAGGACTGTGGGTGGTGACTCGGAGCATTTCCCTGTGGTGATGGGGTTGCACCAGGGATCGGctcttagcccatttttatttgtCTTGGCGATGGATGTACTGTCGCGACACATCCAAGCGAAGGTGccttggtgcatgctatttgccgatGATATAGTGTTGATTGAAGAAACGCGAAGCGGAGTTAACGcgaggttggaggtttggagatagACCttagagtctaaaggtttcaaactGAGTAgaaccaagacagaatacttggagtgcaaattCAGAGAAGGGACCCATGATGCAAACGTAGAGGTAAAGCTTGATGCTCAAGTTATCCCCAAGAGAGCGAGTTTTAAGTATCTCGGGTCTATTATCCAGGGTAACGGAGAGATTGACGAAGATGTCGCACATCGCATCGAAgcgggatggatgaagtggaggctcgcttctggtgttttatgtgataagaatgtgccgccaagacttaaaggtaagttttatCGAGTGGTGGTTCGACCAGCTATGctatatggggctgagtgttggccagtcaagaactctcacgtgcagaagatgaaagtagcagagatgaggatattgagatggatgtgtgggtctACCAAGAGAGATAGGATTAAGAATGAAGCTATCCGGGACAGAGTGGGAGTAGCctccgtggaggacaagatgcgggagtcgaggctgagatggttcggacatgttaAGAGAAAAGCATTGATGCTCATGTcaagaggtgtgagaggttggccatggagagtttgagaagaggtcaaggtaggcctaagaagtactggggagaggtgattagacagGACATGGTGTTGCTTCAgctcactgaggacatgacccttgatagaagGGTGTGGTGGTCGAGAattaaggtagaaggttagtGGGTAGTTTTTAATTGTTCACCGATAGTCTTAGTAGCATGCATGTCccttcatattcttagatttttattaCGTTATGTGATTTTGTTCGCCTCAGGTATTGTATTACCTGTTGCTATTATTTGGTATTACTTATCTTTTatctctccttttttcttttctcttccttctttcCTCCTTTCTtgctttcctcttcttattcttgCCCTTCTTGAGTCGAGgttctattggaaacagcctacCTGCATTAGATAGGGGTAAGGTGTATgtacagactaccctccccagacctcacctGTTGGGAtcatactgggtttgttgttgttactcCAATATTAGAAATAAAAATAGGCCTACCACCCAGTAGGTTCAGAAATAGAGGTTCCAGCAATAGCAAATCCATGAATGATAGAAAAGCAACTTTAACCAACCTTAGCGGTATTTTTCCACTCTCAATGTTAAACTCCTTTCGAGAATGTAACTGTTTCAGCACAGCAGACTGTCCTCCATCAATAGATCTCAGGTCAAGAACAGGAGGCAATTTCAGCGAATAGTGAACTCGTGATGCTAGTACCGCCACCCTCACAACAGCATACAAAATCATTGTAGAAAGATCTTCTGTAATCACAAAAAGCACGCCAGAACACTTCAATATCTAACTTCAACTAAAATTAGCAAAGACTATGATCAATTGCAAATCAGATATGTAAATCCTACAGACTCTGAGATCCATAGACAAAGTTATCAGCTTTAACATAATATAATATCACCAGATACCCAAAAAAAGTACTTAGATGAAAGTGACAATTACGTCGAAATCCTTCCAATTTCTGCACAATATCAGCACATGATTCAATTACTCTGGTACAATCCTGAGCCGAAATCAATCCACCAACTTGCAAAACCTCATCTTGAGCAGTCCTGAGAACCTTGCATTCAATTGAAGTAGATAGCACTGTAGCAATTGTCTTCACCAAGTACTCAATCGTACAATCGTAGACCTACAATCACAAAATTGCAAAAAATATCTCAGATTAGGTATTCAAATAGAAAAAAAGTTCAATTATCTTCCTTTTTCTATCTGTTTTGTGAATAGATGTAACCTGGGACGATGTGAAGCACATAAGAGAAAGGGCAGTGTCCATAACCCTAACTCGTGGAGTTGTTTCGGAGAGGTTAAGCGAACGGTTGAGATTTGTGATAGTGAGGTCCAGATTTGGAGCTTCATTTCCGGTCGTCGGATTTGTGGACTGCAGTTCCGACGCTAGTGCTAGGAAGAGTGACCTTATTTCTGAAGCCTTTGACATTGAGAGTGAAGAAGAGCGCAACTTCCCGCCAAATAAATCGA
Coding sequences:
- the LOC104242554 gene encoding uncharacterized protein — protein: MSKASEIRSLFLALASELQSTNPTTGNEAPNLDLTITNLNRSLNLSETTPRVRVMDTALSLMCFTSSQVYDCTIEYLVKTIATVLSTSIECKVLRTAQDEVLQVGGLISAQDCTRVIESCADIVQKLEGFRQDLSTMILYAVVRVAVLASRVHYSLKLPPVLDLRSIDGGQSAVLKQLHSRKEFNIESGKIPLRLLSWQLDHMLLKYDVSQILQEVIKRPFLCLDMEFHQRKEWHSIVISLVLSPVMFTETRSLLHNWFLLSGLASILELHVKLVSLVLDIISRPMWWGISMDLGSKLPFSHAYFPCKNQILKILTGPLSFKSLEYLVHEVYKPVNTFSNKIVNIDRINHSSIWETTITFPSWFIFASILLFSKKSLWGKYSSTCIYGAGNINHSEDVKSPFLATAAKFIAWSLNPAGGSYLEHLVDYLSKFSKSWNLKFGFDEGNETTLCHKKEFRRSLSFKKEMVNIPDSNSQTLAFWLKEFQDMYIGHSDKVNENFAPDEERTPEVSAQKNMLFRRISIGILFGCLNHITDAECELLLHYSAAGTLGQFTGGQLGRKNRKSNHERRKDSIAWVETYTVKEATAGALIVFDITDVIESMTASMFETEECGLDFVCDVKLKIGRYLFKCVKRLLQLTLEKNNIQLNVHDLHDRMLRWKHQGRDVFQTSRDLDEIFDACASASF